A single Sutterella megalosphaeroides DNA region contains:
- the yidC gene encoding membrane protein insertase YidC yields the protein MGKEFQRALLWVILFTSLFLLWDNYQVYKGGHSFFHTEEAATQTTDAASSVPVAAPNASSVVTEAQAEKVSDPVVVKTDRLQVTFDLVGARIVRTEMTQIPRQADWKEVGLAGLVLGRKPSENLGNVVLFETTPNRTYLAQTGLVGGAYPNHQDAFKLVSKDTDLGDKDTLDVVFEAEKGGVKVTKTFTFTRGNYGIAVKTDVQNTGSTPVTPSVYYQITRDGGKPEGESSMYSTFTGPAVYTDEENFQKLSFEDVADKSASFETKTDNGWIAMIQHHFVSAWVPTQGESRENYAREVGKGLYAVGTLIPMKEIAPGATASDTAMLYSGPQAQERLEKLAPGLELVVDYGWLTFLAKPIYWLLSFLYGIVGNWGWSIVLLTCIVKAILYPISAAGYRSMARMKEVTPRMKALQEKYKDDKQRLNQAMMELYRTEKINPVGGCLPIMLQIPVFLALYWVLQGSVELRGADWMLWVQDLAMPDPWFVLPTLMAVTMFLQIFLNPKPTDPTQARIMYIMPVVFSVMFFVFAAGLVLYWLTNNVLSILQQWWINKTIAAERAARMK from the coding sequence ATGGGAAAAGAATTTCAGCGCGCCCTCTTGTGGGTGATCCTCTTTACTTCGCTTTTCCTCCTTTGGGACAACTATCAGGTCTACAAGGGCGGTCATTCCTTCTTCCACACGGAAGAAGCCGCGACGCAGACGACGGATGCGGCTTCGAGCGTGCCCGTTGCGGCTCCGAACGCTTCGTCGGTCGTGACGGAAGCGCAGGCTGAGAAGGTGTCCGACCCCGTCGTGGTGAAGACCGATCGTCTGCAGGTGACGTTCGACCTCGTCGGCGCGCGCATCGTGCGCACCGAAATGACGCAGATTCCCCGTCAGGCCGACTGGAAGGAAGTGGGTCTTGCGGGTCTCGTTCTCGGCCGCAAGCCTTCCGAAAACCTCGGCAACGTCGTCCTCTTCGAAACGACGCCCAACCGCACGTACCTCGCCCAGACCGGGCTCGTGGGCGGCGCCTACCCGAATCATCAGGACGCGTTCAAGCTCGTGAGCAAGGACACGGACCTCGGCGACAAGGACACGCTCGACGTCGTGTTCGAAGCCGAAAAGGGCGGCGTGAAGGTCACGAAGACCTTTACGTTCACGCGCGGCAACTACGGCATCGCCGTGAAGACGGACGTTCAGAACACGGGTTCGACCCCGGTGACGCCGTCGGTCTACTACCAGATCACCCGCGACGGCGGCAAGCCCGAAGGCGAAAGCTCGATGTACTCGACCTTCACCGGCCCGGCCGTCTATACGGACGAAGAAAACTTCCAGAAGCTCTCCTTCGAGGATGTGGCCGACAAGAGCGCTTCCTTCGAAACGAAGACCGACAACGGTTGGATTGCCATGATCCAGCACCACTTCGTGAGTGCCTGGGTTCCGACGCAGGGCGAATCGCGCGAAAACTACGCCCGCGAAGTCGGCAAGGGGCTTTACGCCGTCGGCACGCTCATTCCGATGAAGGAAATCGCTCCGGGCGCCACCGCCTCCGATACGGCGATGCTCTACAGCGGTCCTCAGGCTCAGGAACGCCTCGAAAAGCTCGCTCCGGGGCTTGAACTCGTGGTCGACTACGGGTGGCTCACGTTCCTCGCGAAGCCCATCTACTGGCTCCTTTCGTTCCTCTACGGCATCGTCGGGAACTGGGGTTGGTCGATCGTGCTCCTTACCTGCATCGTGAAGGCGATCCTCTACCCGATTTCGGCCGCCGGCTACCGCTCGATGGCCCGCATGAAGGAAGTCACGCCCCGCATGAAGGCTCTCCAGGAGAAGTACAAGGACGACAAGCAGCGCCTCAACCAGGCGATGATGGAGCTCTACCGCACGGAGAAGATCAACCCCGTGGGCGGGTGCCTCCCGATCATGCTTCAGATCCCGGTCTTCCTCGCGCTCTACTGGGTGCTTCAGGGCTCGGTCGAACTGCGCGGCGCCGACTGGATGCTCTGGGTTCAGGACTTGGCGATGCCCGACCCCTGGTTCGTGCTGCCGACCCTGATGGCCGTCACGATGTTCCTGCAGATCTTCCTCAACCCGAAGCCCACGGATCCGACGCAGGCCCGCATCATGTACATCATGCCGGTCGTGTTCTCGGTCATGTTCTTCGTGTTTGCGGCCGGTCTGGTGCTCTACTGGCTCACGAACAACGTGCTCTCGATCCTGCAGCAGTGGTGGATCAATAAGACCATCGCCGCCGAGCGTGCCGCTCGCATGAAGTAA
- the yidD gene encoding membrane protein insertion efficiency factor YidD, with translation MLSLSGLAVRAVRLYQLCLSPWVGRECRYLPTCSAYSIESFEKHGFLKGLYLTVMRLLRCHPLGGRGYDSVPEKFRWRCWCDACESDDENRDRPGLFTSQTK, from the coding sequence ATGTTGAGTTTGTCGGGACTTGCGGTACGGGCCGTCCGGCTCTATCAGCTGTGTCTCTCGCCCTGGGTCGGGAGGGAGTGCAGGTATCTGCCGACCTGCTCGGCCTATTCCATCGAGTCCTTTGAAAAGCACGGCTTTCTCAAAGGGCTTTACCTGACGGTGATGCGTCTTCTGCGGTGTCATCCGTTGGGCGGACGGGGGTACGACTCCGTGCCGGAAAAATTTCGCTGGCGTTGCTGGTGCGACGCGTGCGAATCGGACGACGAAAATCGGGATCGTCCCGGTCTTTTCACCTCACAAACCAAGTAA
- a CDS encoding ribonuclease P protein component — protein sequence MAKANSFPRSLRLIRTADYGVLVHARGENVIRVSSRFFSATVMKQPDRPGSLRFGITVGKRNSPRSVDRALVKRVLRESARHEAGEILARMNETEGLDVSLRLKTPLVEAGGREAVRALKLTLRADADALLRRLVARLAERTKGAPTC from the coding sequence GTGGCAAAAGCCAATTCGTTCCCCCGGAGTCTTCGTCTGATACGGACGGCAGACTACGGGGTACTCGTGCATGCGCGAGGCGAAAACGTCATTCGCGTTTCTTCCCGGTTCTTCTCGGCCACGGTCATGAAGCAACCGGACCGTCCGGGGTCGCTCCGATTCGGCATCACGGTCGGCAAGCGGAATTCGCCGCGCTCCGTGGACCGCGCGCTCGTAAAGCGCGTTTTGCGGGAGTCGGCTCGTCATGAAGCGGGAGAGATTCTCGCCCGCATGAACGAGACCGAGGGTCTGGACGTTTCGCTGCGCCTCAAGACGCCGCTCGTCGAAGCGGGCGGTCGGGAGGCGGTGCGCGCGCTCAAACTGACGTTGCGCGCCGACGCCGACGCACTTCTTCGACGACTCGTCGCGCGCCTTGCCGAACGCACGAAGGGCGCTCCGACATGTTGA